From Ramlibacter tataouinensis, the proteins below share one genomic window:
- a CDS encoding ABC transporter ATP-binding protein: MLVARGLHTYYGASHVLHGVDLELPSGCALGLLGRNGMGKTTLLKSMLGLLKPRSGSVHFGGQAVTGLPPYEIARLGVGYVPEGRGIFGNLSVRENLQIAERPGPDGSRAWTYERVLEVFPRLKERLHTGGQQVSGGEQQMVAIGRALLTNPRVMILDEATEGLAPRIVEHIWQVIAQIRAGGISTIIVDRNYRSVLRHTERAVVLEKGRVALAGESRQLAQDEAALHALLGV, from the coding sequence GTGGACCTCGAGTTGCCGTCCGGCTGCGCGCTCGGCCTGCTGGGCCGCAACGGCATGGGCAAGACCACGCTGCTCAAGTCGATGCTGGGCCTGCTCAAGCCGCGCTCGGGTTCGGTGCATTTCGGCGGGCAGGCGGTGACCGGGCTGCCGCCCTATGAGATCGCGCGCCTCGGCGTCGGCTACGTGCCGGAAGGACGCGGCATCTTTGGCAACCTGAGCGTGCGCGAGAACCTGCAGATCGCCGAGCGCCCGGGACCGGACGGCAGCCGCGCCTGGACCTACGAGCGCGTCCTCGAGGTGTTCCCGCGGCTGAAGGAGCGGCTGCACACCGGCGGCCAGCAGGTCTCCGGCGGCGAACAGCAGATGGTGGCGATCGGCCGCGCCCTGCTGACGAACCCGCGCGTGATGATTCTCGACGAGGCGACCGAGGGCCTGGCGCCGCGCATCGTCGAACACATCTGGCAGGTGATCGCGCAGATCCGCGCCGGCGGCATCAGCACCATCATCGTCGACCGCAACTACCGGTCGGTGCTGCGCCACACGGAGCGCGCCGTGGTGCTGGAGAAGGGCCGCGTCGCGCTCGCCGGCGAATCCCGCCAGCTCGCGCAGGACGAGGCGGCGCTGCACGCGCTGCTGGGCGTTTGA
- the badI gene encoding 2-ketocyclohexanecarboxyl-CoA hydrolase, translating to MDYQDILYESREGTARIVINRPDRMNAFRGQTCEELIHALQRAGSDPGIGAIVLAGAGDKAFCTGGDQSAHAGQYDGRGTIGLPVEELHAAIRDVPKPVIARVQGYAIGGGNVLCTLCDLTIASERAVFGQVGPRVGSVDPGYGTALLARVVGEKKAREMWYLCRRYSAAEALAMGLVNTVVAPEQLDAEVQKWCDEILEKSPTALAIAKRSFNMDTAHIAGIAGMGMYALKLYYDTEESREGVRAFQEKRKPDFRRGRVQ from the coding sequence ATGGACTATCAGGACATTCTTTACGAATCGCGCGAAGGCACCGCCCGCATCGTCATCAACCGGCCGGACCGCATGAACGCATTCCGCGGCCAGACCTGCGAGGAGCTGATCCACGCACTGCAGCGCGCCGGCAGCGACCCGGGCATCGGCGCGATCGTGCTGGCCGGCGCCGGCGACAAGGCCTTCTGCACCGGCGGCGACCAGTCGGCGCATGCGGGCCAGTACGACGGCCGCGGCACGATCGGCCTGCCGGTCGAAGAGCTGCACGCCGCCATCCGCGACGTGCCCAAGCCGGTGATCGCGCGGGTCCAGGGCTATGCGATCGGCGGCGGCAACGTGCTGTGCACCCTGTGCGACCTGACCATCGCCTCGGAGCGCGCGGTGTTCGGCCAGGTCGGCCCGCGGGTCGGCTCGGTCGACCCGGGCTACGGAACCGCCCTGCTCGCCCGCGTGGTCGGCGAGAAGAAGGCGCGCGAGATGTGGTACCTGTGCCGGCGCTACAGCGCTGCGGAAGCGCTGGCCATGGGCCTGGTCAACACTGTCGTCGCGCCCGAGCAGCTCGATGCCGAGGTCCAGAAGTGGTGCGACGAGATCCTGGAGAAGAGCCCCACCGCGCTGGCCATCGCCAAGCGCTCCTTCAACATGGACACCGCACACATCGCCGGCATCGCCGGCATGGGCATGTATGCGCTGAAGCTGTACTACGACACCGAGGAGTCGCGTGAAGGCGTGCGCGCCTTCCAGGAAAAGCGCAAGCCCGACTTCCGCCGCGGGAGAGTCCAGTGA